Proteins from a genomic interval of Nostoc sp. TCL240-02:
- a CDS encoding CHAT domain-containing protein, giving the protein MLRRISQSLKRFLKRLIESKQASSLKGARGHNLVEVLPELTNADLEQLFIQLLEGVHQARGRQWALRYLQRVENRIPAERWIDWLVMFGESLLASPAPNPLLASQMVQLGELGVGRIGDVAYDIGIRMMQNSPTQIENQDNYPEDGLEITPEQYGVEIAPGEELIGNLGEQLWEYDEPDVVETTPGEELIRNLGEQLWEYDEPDVVETTPGEELIRNLGEQLWEYDEPDVVEITTHEEIIPTSPGQELIRSLGEQLWEYDVPDVEPITSAPENVSFEERFTENLEELVLEDEREEAQATILENLPLPAKEDSITSLAQLRFDDEEVVQSTTGVNLLSTRPRSELTTSPSVENWDSALTNLEPNVANTLDELWVRLDQSTNLVQQLASNLAVQSSNSPGIIERHSDNPITNAQGWFYQGLSQAKTGDLLGAIASYDQAIELQPEVSEYWFNRGLTLFHLERFEEAIASYETAIELKPDFYKAWHNRGGTLGELGYFEEAIASFDKAIEVKPDYQEAWSSKGLALLKLGWLPEAIYSYDQALHLEPEDQENWYHRGIALAVGEQFAEAIISYDKALEINPEYHEVWIDRGVVLFNLGRWSEAIASWDKALSIQADFYLAWYNRGIALDNLGRRQEAIASYRQAIAIKPDFHLAWYNQAVALFYLEQFTEAIACYDNALEIKQDYWEAWIGRGTAIGHLVDSDALLNLSSNITATNPDLQQVGYEGKLASYEEGLKHLRTDTHPEGWGRLHLAIANTYYDQGKKHPNPRDYWRKAASEYHQALLTLTLEYFPLFHLEVLQSLSKVLMGLGQTTQVQELLQRGTDLLRQLLNEETRSDESKKQLALKFVGFDQLAVDLAVESGDLVEAWEIAEQGKNACLNWLLSGWNNNIYSPHYGAIQKLFNPTTAIIYWHISPVALHTFILKDQAPSPILLFTPMQDAGAIPLGEDAIRLNELPLPEAVQRLIDFETWLEDWHQQYQEYRTTAQDKESKSQHSWRVDMEHKLMQLYGILNISTIAQELEGITQLVLIPHRDLYRLPIHTLFHLSSPSQEELPNVESNFTVTYLPSAQIGLSIRTENIWQWQNQLLLSVEHPESAGSPTLKFAKLESEVVSQMFNNIQRIQGAEATKNIVENALFDNYNIFHFTGHVTNNLAEPKKSELALAGEEKLTLDEIYQQNLSTYNLITLSACENLTTSNHTISSEYVSLASGFVSQGVPHIVSTLWSVESSASALVMIEFYRRLQPNKSAVTALAEATRWLKELTAGELTKWYEDILNNLHPEELRIQTYLATQLYRNSKMASDKNLYNHPYYWAAFTITGKPN; this is encoded by the coding sequence ATGCTCAGGCGGATATCGCAGTCGCTTAAAAGGTTTTTAAAGCGCCTCATTGAAAGTAAGCAGGCTAGTTCTCTCAAGGGTGCGAGAGGACACAATCTGGTGGAGGTACTACCAGAACTAACCAATGCCGATCTAGAACAATTGTTTATCCAATTGTTAGAAGGCGTGCATCAAGCACGAGGACGACAGTGGGCATTGAGGTATCTGCAACGGGTTGAAAATCGGATTCCGGCTGAACGCTGGATAGATTGGTTGGTGATGTTTGGCGAAAGCTTGCTAGCTTCACCTGCACCGAATCCTCTTTTAGCATCACAGATGGTGCAATTAGGAGAACTTGGTGTGGGCAGAATTGGAGATGTTGCTTATGACATTGGCATCCGAATGATGCAAAACTCACCTACACAGATAGAGAATCAGGATAATTATCCAGAAGATGGCTTAGAAATTACTCCTGAACAATATGGGGTAGAAATCGCTCCTGGAGAAGAACTGATCGGCAATTTAGGCGAGCAGTTATGGGAGTATGATGAGCCGGATGTCGTAGAAACTACTCCTGGGGAAGAACTGATCCGTAATTTAGGCGAGCAGTTATGGGAGTATGATGAGCCGGATGTCGTAGAAACTACTCCTGGGGAAGAACTGATCCGTAATTTAGGCGAGCAGTTATGGGAGTATGATGAACCTGATGTTGTAGAAATCACAACCCATGAAGAAATTATCCCAACTTCACCTGGGCAAGAGCTAATTCGTAGCTTAGGTGAGCAGTTATGGGAATATGATGTGCCAGATGTTGAACCAATCACCTCAGCACCTGAAAATGTCTCTTTTGAGGAAAGATTCACCGAAAATTTAGAGGAACTGGTATTGGAGGATGAAAGGGAAGAAGCCCAAGCCACAATACTCGAAAATCTCCCTCTCCCCGCAAAGGAAGATTCAATCACCTCATTAGCCCAACTGAGGTTCGATGATGAAGAAGTTGTTCAAAGTACAACAGGAGTAAATCTCCTTTCTACTAGGCCAAGAAGTGAATTAACAACTTCTCCCTCAGTGGAAAACTGGGATAGCGCCTTGACAAATTTAGAGCCAAATGTGGCTAATACATTAGATGAGTTATGGGTGAGATTGGATCAAAGTACCAATTTAGTCCAGCAACTTGCTTCTAACTTGGCAGTTCAAAGCAGTAATTCCCCTGGTATTATTGAGCGACATAGCGATAATCCAATTACCAACGCTCAAGGATGGTTTTACCAAGGTCTAAGTCAAGCAAAAACAGGTGATTTGTTAGGCGCGATCGCATCTTACGATCAAGCTATTGAACTTCAACCTGAAGTCTCAGAGTATTGGTTTAATCGAGGCTTGACACTGTTCCATTTAGAACGTTTTGAAGAAGCGATCGCATCTTACGAAACCGCCATAGAACTAAAACCCGACTTCTACAAAGCTTGGCACAACCGGGGTGGCACTCTCGGAGAATTAGGATATTTTGAAGAAGCGATCGCTTCTTTTGACAAAGCCATAGAAGTCAAGCCAGACTACCAAGAAGCTTGGTCTAGCAAGGGTTTGGCGCTACTGAAGTTAGGTTGGCTACCGGAAGCTATTTATAGTTACGATCAAGCGCTACATTTAGAACCAGAAGATCAGGAAAACTGGTATCACCGAGGGATAGCCCTAGCTGTAGGCGAACAATTTGCAGAGGCGATTATATCCTACGACAAAGCCCTAGAAATTAACCCAGAGTACCACGAGGTTTGGATAGACCGGGGTGTAGTGCTGTTTAATTTAGGAAGGTGGTCAGAAGCGATCGCCTCCTGGGATAAAGCCCTTTCAATTCAAGCCGACTTCTACTTAGCTTGGTACAACCGAGGCATAGCATTAGACAACTTAGGTCGTCGCCAAGAAGCGATCGCTTCCTATCGGCAAGCAATCGCCATCAAACCCGACTTCCACCTAGCTTGGTATAATCAGGCAGTAGCGCTGTTTTATTTAGAACAATTTACCGAAGCGATCGCTTGTTATGACAACGCTTTGGAAATTAAACAAGATTACTGGGAAGCTTGGATTGGCCGGGGAACTGCGATCGGTCATTTAGTAGATTCTGACGCATTGCTGAATTTATCGAGTAATATCACAGCGACAAATCCCGACTTACAACAGGTCGGTTACGAAGGAAAATTAGCCAGCTACGAAGAAGGGTTAAAACATCTACGGACAGATACCCATCCAGAAGGTTGGGGTAGATTGCATCTGGCGATCGCTAATACTTATTACGATCAAGGCAAAAAACATCCCAATCCCCGCGATTATTGGCGCAAAGCTGCATCTGAGTACCACCAGGCGCTGTTAACCCTGACACTAGAATATTTTCCCCTGTTCCACCTAGAGGTTTTGCAATCTCTAAGCAAAGTACTGATGGGCTTGGGACAAACAACACAAGTTCAAGAATTGCTGCAACGCGGTACAGATTTATTGCGACAATTGCTGAATGAAGAAACTCGCTCAGACGAAAGTAAAAAACAGCTAGCTTTGAAATTTGTAGGCTTCGATCAATTGGCAGTTGATTTAGCAGTAGAGTCTGGTGATTTAGTTGAAGCTTGGGAAATTGCCGAACAGGGCAAAAATGCTTGTTTAAACTGGCTACTTTCTGGCTGGAATAATAATATTTACTCGCCCCATTATGGTGCAATTCAAAAACTATTTAATCCTACAACAGCAATTATTTACTGGCATATTAGTCCAGTCGCCCTACATACTTTCATTCTCAAAGACCAAGCGCCATCGCCAATCCTCCTGTTTACACCCATGCAAGATGCTGGTGCAATACCTTTAGGAGAAGACGCTATCCGTCTCAATGAATTGCCGCTACCCGAAGCAGTGCAACGCCTAATTGATTTTGAAACTTGGCTAGAAGATTGGCATCAACAATATCAAGAATATCGCACTACAGCCCAAGACAAAGAAAGTAAAAGCCAGCATTCTTGGCGAGTGGATATGGAACACAAACTGATGCAGTTGTATGGCATCTTGAATATTTCCACAATTGCCCAAGAACTCGAAGGCATCACCCAACTGGTTTTAATTCCTCACCGCGACTTGTACAGATTGCCCATTCATACACTTTTCCATCTTTCTTCCCCATCCCAGGAAGAGTTGCCGAATGTGGAGTCCAATTTCACCGTCACCTATCTACCTAGTGCCCAAATAGGTTTATCAATAAGAACTGAAAATATTTGGCAATGGCAAAATCAGTTATTGCTCAGTGTTGAACATCCTGAAAGTGCAGGTTCTCCTACATTAAAATTTGCCAAACTGGAGTCTGAAGTTGTTAGTCAGATGTTCAATAATATTCAACGAATTCAGGGAGCAGAAGCTACAAAAAATATTGTTGAAAATGCCTTGTTTGATAATTACAACATTTTTCATTTTACAGGTCATGTCACTAATAATTTGGCTGAACCCAAAAAGTCAGAATTAGCATTAGCAGGTGAAGAAAAACTGACTCTAGATGAAATCTATCAACAAAATCTATCAACTTACAACCTGATTACTCTCTCTGCGTGTGAAAATTTAACTACTAGCAACCACACTATCAGTAGTGAATATGTGAGTTTAGCCAGTGGTTTTGTAAGTCAGGGTGTTCCTCATATAGTTAGTACTCTCTGGAGTGTAGAATCTTCAGCTAGTGCCTTGGTAATGATAGAGTTTTATCGGAGATTACAGCCTAATAAATCAGCTGTTACTGCTTTAGCGGAAGCAACACGGTGGCTGAAAGAACTAACTGCTGGAGAACTGACAAAATGGTATGAAGATATTTTGAATAATCTGCATCCTGAAGAATTACGAATTCAAACTTATTTAGCGACGCAACTATATAGAAATAGTAAAATGGCATCAGATAAAAATCTTTATAATCATCCTTACTACTGGGCAGCATTTACGATTACGGGTAAGCCGAATTAA
- a CDS encoding DNA polymerase III subunit gamma/tau, which translates to MSYEPLHHKYRPKSFAELVGQEAIATTLTNAIGTSKIAPAYLFTGPRGTGKTSSARILAKSLNCLKSDKPTAEPCGVCDVCQGITKGYALDVIEIDAASNTGVDNIRELIEKAQFAPVQCRYKVYVIDECHMLSTQAFNALLKTLEEPPRHVVFVLATTDPQRVLPTIISRCQRFDFRRIQLEAMVKHLSAIAFKENIHISPDAVTLVAQLSQGGLRDAESLLDQLGLLAGEVTPDRVWDLVGTVSEQDLLGLLNAIAQDKPEAVLDNTHKILDRGREPLILLQNLAAFYRDLLIAKTAPNRHDLVACTQQTWTALVEFAQYFDMSVILLGQEHLRKAEVQIKNSTQPRLWLEVTLLGLLPSATTNIQPQAPNIAPRVTPPAVSLSYPPAVAQNHVVSSLPIAEPQTNHNSTLRQGSVTANHQVAAAQNQPVTSSPPVEQQTNHNSAANSVSPPTPEPVAVSVSPVNVEPVTSEVAGEEQYDLTQVWQQVRANFPMPSRQALLGQMCQLIEFNGTVARIAVKGAKWYETLKSDLPMMKTAFQKTFGCEVQVNLEQVSSVTPTSAKKNPPPKDSSRVQQAATPTYNQQISPPAPVPQPATPAPAPLKTEPTASNGNGVNRNGVNGNGVNRNGANGNGVNGNGANRNGAQNLPPQPQQTPAPDWEVDEVAIAAQRLAVFFNGEIIRFADDFPEFSDSMTTPEWVEESEVDDE; encoded by the coding sequence ATGTCTTACGAACCCCTGCACCACAAATATCGCCCCAAAAGTTTTGCTGAACTGGTGGGACAAGAGGCGATCGCTACCACCCTCACGAATGCGATCGGCACATCCAAAATTGCCCCCGCCTATTTATTCACTGGGCCAAGAGGTACGGGGAAAACTTCTAGTGCCCGGATTTTGGCTAAATCTCTCAATTGTCTCAAAAGCGACAAGCCCACTGCTGAACCCTGCGGCGTGTGTGATGTTTGTCAGGGAATCACCAAGGGTTACGCCTTAGATGTAATTGAAATCGATGCCGCTAGTAACACTGGTGTCGATAATATCCGCGAGTTGATTGAAAAAGCTCAGTTTGCTCCTGTGCAGTGTCGTTACAAAGTTTATGTAATCGATGAATGCCACATGCTCAGTACCCAAGCATTCAACGCGCTACTTAAGACCCTAGAAGAACCACCGAGACACGTAGTTTTTGTATTGGCGACAACAGACCCGCAACGGGTGTTACCAACGATTATTTCACGCTGTCAAAGGTTTGATTTTAGACGCATTCAATTAGAAGCGATGGTTAAGCATTTAAGTGCGATCGCCTTTAAAGAAAATATTCATATTTCGCCCGATGCCGTAACCCTGGTAGCCCAACTTTCTCAGGGAGGATTACGGGATGCTGAAAGTTTACTCGATCAATTGGGTTTGTTAGCGGGTGAAGTGACACCGGATCGAGTTTGGGATTTGGTGGGGACAGTAAGCGAACAGGACTTACTGGGACTTTTAAATGCGATCGCTCAAGATAAACCCGAAGCAGTTCTTGACAATACCCACAAAATTCTTGATCGTGGTCGAGAACCCCTAATTCTTCTGCAAAATCTCGCCGCATTCTACCGCGATTTACTCATAGCCAAAACAGCACCCAACCGCCACGATTTGGTTGCTTGTACTCAGCAAACCTGGACAGCATTGGTTGAGTTTGCTCAATACTTCGATATGAGCGTGATTTTGCTAGGACAAGAACACCTGCGAAAAGCTGAAGTGCAAATTAAAAACAGTACTCAGCCGCGTTTGTGGTTGGAAGTAACATTACTAGGATTGTTACCCAGTGCAACGACTAATATTCAACCACAAGCCCCAAATATCGCGCCACGAGTGACTCCACCTGCTGTATCTCTAAGCTATCCTCCAGCAGTTGCCCAAAATCATGTAGTCTCTTCTTTGCCGATAGCTGAACCGCAAACAAACCATAATTCTACACTTCGACAAGGCTCAGTGACCGCAAACCATCAGGTAGCGGCTGCCCAAAATCAGCCCGTCACTTCATCTCCCCCAGTTGAACAGCAAACAAATCACAATTCTGCTGCTAACTCTGTTTCACCACCAACCCCAGAACCTGTAGCTGTTTCTGTGTCACCTGTAAACGTTGAACCAGTAACTTCAGAAGTTGCTGGGGAAGAACAATATGATTTAACTCAGGTTTGGCAACAGGTGCGTGCTAATTTTCCGATGCCCTCCAGACAAGCTTTACTGGGGCAAATGTGCCAGCTAATAGAGTTTAACGGTACTGTAGCGCGTATTGCTGTCAAAGGGGCTAAGTGGTACGAGACACTAAAATCCGATCTCCCAATGATGAAGACAGCTTTCCAAAAGACTTTTGGGTGTGAAGTTCAGGTAAATCTGGAACAAGTAAGCTCTGTAACTCCTACCTCAGCCAAAAAAAATCCTCCGCCAAAAGACTCTAGTCGCGTTCAGCAAGCAGCTACTCCTACTTATAACCAGCAAATTTCGCCTCCAGCGCCAGTACCACAGCCAGCAACGCCAGCACCAGCACCACTAAAAACCGAGCCGACAGCAAGCAACGGAAATGGTGTAAATAGAAATGGTGTAAATGGAAATGGTGTAAATAGAAATGGGGCAAATGGAAATGGTGTAAATGGAAATGGGGCAAATAGAAATGGGGCGCAAAATTTGCCTCCGCAGCCACAGCAAACACCTGCACCTGATTGGGAAGTTGATGAAGTAGCGATCGCTGCTCAACGTCTAGCAGTATTTTTCAACGGAGAAATTATCCGCTTTGCAGATGATTTCCCAGAATTCTCTGATTCCATGACTACACCTGAATGGGTAGAGGAATCAGAAGTTGATGATGAATAA
- a CDS encoding glycosyltransferase family 2 protein: protein MPANSWPEEDSYQELDPLNSLLSDLSVDEESVLETDPMSLPSRFQGRRGKAALVLTIVWSGTIALHLVSWASIFILGLTTILGFHALVVVFTKSRRYPKEIQGDLPFVSVLVAAKNEEAVIAKLVKNLCNLEYPGGQYEVWIIDDRSSDSTPHLLAELEQKHDQLKVLKRSAEASGGKSGALNQVLPLTKGDIIAVFDADAQVTPDMLQQVIPLFQREKVGAVQVRKAIANAKDNFWTKGQMAEMALDTWFQQQRTALGGIGELRGNGQFVRRSALQSCGGWNEETITDDLDLTIRLHLDKWDIECVFHPAVQEEGVTNAIALWHQRNRWAEGGYQRYLDYWDLILKNRMGWRKSWDLLIFMLIMYILPTAAVPDLLMAIARHRPPMLSPITGLSVTMSMVGMYTGLTRIRQDQKFSLSTYLTMLVQTLRGSLYMLHWLVVMSSTTARMSVRPKRLKWVKTLHTGNGE, encoded by the coding sequence ATGCCAGCGAATTCCTGGCCCGAAGAAGATTCTTATCAAGAGCTTGATCCGCTCAACTCCTTGTTGTCTGACCTATCAGTAGATGAGGAGTCAGTGTTAGAGACAGATCCTATGTCTCTACCATCCCGGTTTCAAGGTCGTAGAGGCAAAGCAGCTCTAGTCTTGACTATCGTCTGGAGTGGCACGATCGCTCTACATTTAGTTTCTTGGGCTTCCATATTTATTCTAGGACTGACCACCATTCTAGGATTTCATGCCTTGGTGGTCGTGTTTACTAAATCTCGTCGCTATCCAAAAGAAATACAGGGGGATTTGCCCTTTGTATCTGTGTTAGTAGCTGCGAAAAATGAAGAGGCAGTAATTGCAAAATTAGTCAAAAATCTTTGTAATCTGGAATATCCAGGTGGGCAGTATGAAGTATGGATTATTGACGATCGCAGCAGTGATAGCACACCACATTTATTAGCAGAACTAGAGCAGAAACACGATCAACTGAAAGTACTAAAGCGTTCAGCAGAAGCTAGTGGCGGCAAATCGGGGGCGTTAAATCAGGTATTGCCTCTGACAAAGGGCGACATCATAGCAGTCTTTGATGCCGATGCTCAAGTTACACCAGATATGCTGCAACAAGTAATACCCTTATTCCAAAGAGAAAAGGTGGGGGCGGTGCAGGTGCGAAAAGCTATCGCCAACGCTAAAGATAACTTTTGGACTAAGGGGCAAATGGCCGAAATGGCCCTTGATACCTGGTTTCAGCAACAGCGCACTGCCCTTGGCGGTATTGGCGAATTGCGAGGCAATGGTCAATTTGTCAGGCGTTCAGCCTTGCAAAGCTGCGGTGGCTGGAATGAGGAAACCATTACCGATGATTTGGATTTGACAATCCGCTTGCATTTGGATAAGTGGGATATTGAGTGTGTTTTCCATCCAGCAGTGCAAGAAGAAGGTGTAACAAATGCGATCGCACTTTGGCATCAACGCAACCGATGGGCAGAAGGCGGTTATCAACGCTATTTGGATTATTGGGATTTAATTCTCAAAAATCGCATGGGATGGCGCAAAAGCTGGGATTTGCTGATTTTTATGCTGATTATGTATATCTTGCCGACAGCAGCAGTACCAGATTTGTTAATGGCGATCGCCCGTCATCGTCCACCAATGTTAAGTCCCATTACAGGCTTGTCCGTTACCATGTCGATGGTAGGGATGTACACAGGTCTAACGCGCATACGTCAAGATCAAAAATTCTCACTTTCTACATATCTTACGATGCTAGTGCAAACCCTGCGTGGCAGTTTATATATGTTGCACTGGTTGGTCGTCATGAGCAGTACTACTGCCCGGATGTCAGTAAGACCAAAGCGCCTAAAATGGGTGAAAACTTTGCATACTGGGAATGGGGAATAG
- the ebsA gene encoding type IV pilus biogenesis protein EbsA, producing MSIEQLQPANQQQASVYLPYVQGTKRNFLPYAISLYQKGVLEGHRKIEASEHVPFVASWNVATLPSDLTRCRIQFDGNADLSYELMMASFEFINFLIEVMDNYKRHRLTDFSQPFYRKLLRIDD from the coding sequence ATGTCTATTGAGCAACTCCAGCCTGCTAATCAACAACAAGCCAGTGTTTACTTACCTTATGTCCAAGGCACTAAGCGCAATTTTTTACCCTATGCCATTAGTCTTTATCAAAAAGGGGTTTTGGAGGGACACAGGAAGATAGAAGCTAGTGAACATGTCCCCTTTGTCGCATCTTGGAATGTTGCTACTTTACCCTCTGACTTAACCCGTTGCCGAATTCAGTTTGATGGCAATGCTGACTTGAGTTACGAACTAATGATGGCTAGTTTCGAGTTTATTAATTTTTTAATTGAAGTTATGGACAACTATAAACGCCATCGCTTGACCGATTTTTCACAACCGTTTTACCGCAAGCTACTGCGTATAGATGATTGA
- a CDS encoding PEP-CTERM sorting domain-containing protein: MKVSSSGIKLGCAILSSSCLAAATIALSGASAFAAQFITIESTGTLSGTIELPRNNPNFNNSITRIDTDDTGTYYRNLGTNNNPNYVPVYQSDYLQVETRSDGSLHYFVDFKGIPFVSFDGVLTSPVLSGGQLTPYKYQGQLAGTKFQGVVQDEFNFIKALYAGTVTDPDTGKQYQGTFEVSGYGVRYSDADGSSTPTVFDFQSDIPGSPTVTSLNITNATLTNLRIKVPIDETSIPEPASVLGTFLVAGFGMLLKRKKTHLS; the protein is encoded by the coding sequence ATGAAAGTAAGTTCATCAGGGATTAAGCTAGGTTGTGCAATTCTTAGCAGCAGTTGTTTAGCAGCAGCGACGATCGCTTTAAGTGGAGCAAGTGCTTTTGCCGCTCAATTCATCACAATTGAAAGCACTGGCACATTATCAGGAACAATCGAACTTCCCAGAAATAATCCAAATTTCAATAACAGTATTACTCGTATTGATACGGATGACACTGGAACTTATTACCGGAACTTAGGTACTAATAATAATCCTAATTATGTTCCTGTATACCAGTCAGACTATTTGCAGGTAGAAACGCGCTCTGATGGAAGTCTGCATTACTTTGTTGACTTTAAAGGTATTCCCTTTGTCTCGTTCGATGGTGTTCTCACATCGCCGGTTCTTTCTGGTGGTCAGTTGACACCCTATAAATACCAAGGACAATTAGCAGGAACCAAATTTCAAGGAGTAGTTCAGGATGAATTTAATTTCATAAAAGCCTTATACGCTGGTACTGTCACCGATCCAGACACCGGAAAGCAGTATCAGGGCACTTTTGAAGTAAGTGGATATGGAGTGCGATATAGCGATGCCGATGGTAGCTCAACTCCCACAGTCTTTGATTTCCAGTCTGATATCCCAGGTTCGCCAACTGTAACATCCTTGAACATCACTAACGCTACTCTGACGAATTTAAGAATCAAAGTACCTATTGATGAAACTTCTATTCCAGAACCCGCTAGCGTTCTCGGCACTTTTTTGGTAGCTGGTTTTGGTATGCTTCTGAAAAGAAAAAAAACACATCTGTCCTAA
- a CDS encoding RloB family protein, which yields MPRKLNRRPPSRNIAQKILIACEGSKTEPIYFNSIRNELRSSTLDIIVLPHQNKTDPRSIIERLIEERQQRTDNQQWSKDDMAWAVFDGDEHIEKSLENWQSAINRATSQKINLAITNPCFELWYLIHFQDHFAQINRDRLVNLLGKHILNYDKSMCLYPKPLKSLTEQAIQRAEKMAKQIERNELSEHSNPCCSGLPKLISILLSLKNS from the coding sequence GTGCCAAGAAAGTTAAATCGTCGCCCACCTAGCAGGAATATTGCTCAGAAAATACTAATTGCTTGTGAAGGAAGTAAAACAGAACCAATTTATTTCAATAGTATCCGCAATGAATTACGTTCATCAACTTTAGATATTATTGTATTGCCTCATCAAAACAAAACTGATCCACGTAGCATTATTGAAAGACTCATCGAAGAACGACAGCAGAGGACAGATAATCAGCAATGGAGTAAAGATGATATGGCTTGGGCCGTTTTTGACGGAGATGAGCATATTGAAAAGAGTCTGGAAAATTGGCAAAGTGCAATAAATCGAGCTACAAGCCAAAAGATTAATCTCGCAATTACAAATCCTTGTTTTGAACTCTGGTATTTAATTCACTTTCAAGACCATTTTGCACAAATCAATCGTGATAGGTTAGTTAATTTACTCGGCAAGCATATACTCAACTATGACAAATCAATGTGCTTGTATCCAAAACCATTGAAATCATTAACTGAACAAGCGATTCAACGTGCTGAGAAGATGGCAAAGCAGATAGAACGGAATGAATTATCTGAGCATTCAAATCCCTGCTGTAGTGGCTTGCCTAAACTGATTAGTATTTTATTAAGCTTAAAGAATAGTTAG
- a CDS encoding ATP/GTP-binding protein, producing MLVDFTVENYRSIKEPVTLSAVAQKQSDRQTSQSSKRKRVKSDHEITPGYYVEGWDIELLPVLAIFGANASGKSNVIQALDYLLLMMVHGTQEAVTLQRIFKYATLNPFKLDSISIHNPTRFELRTIFNNAIYTYSLALDQNHVLLEKLDYALNTTKRPRRLFSRQWDNSNKKFIWKTGDNFAGAHNQLQDNIRENELFITTLLKLKVDKIQSFLDWLKTASHGISLRIEDFFLAVITENPNISFFNKLLEETLSIVQKFDTGLSRIEFKKKSDERIGYNIYAVHNTNDGNEIHWLFDEESLGTQHLFQLAFRIVFSLEIGGLAIVDELGTNIHPNIVRSIIRIFQNPKTNPENAQLILTSHDHTLQRNNLLRRDQIWFTQKRPDQSTELYPLTDFHVRNDLAIDKAYLDGRFGAVPFLPSEEEMILQGDEQCQES from the coding sequence ATGCTTGTAGATTTTACGGTTGAAAACTACCGCTCAATTAAAGAACCTGTAACCCTAAGTGCGGTTGCTCAAAAACAAAGCGATCGTCAGACAAGCCAAAGCAGCAAACGCAAACGAGTGAAGTCAGATCATGAAATCACACCTGGATATTATGTTGAAGGATGGGACATTGAGCTTTTACCTGTTCTGGCAATTTTTGGAGCTAACGCGTCAGGCAAGAGTAATGTTATCCAAGCTCTCGATTATTTATTGCTGATGATGGTTCATGGTACTCAGGAAGCAGTGACATTGCAGAGAATCTTTAAATATGCAACATTAAACCCTTTTAAATTAGATAGTATCTCTATTCATAACCCTACAAGATTTGAGTTAAGAACTATATTTAATAATGCTATTTATACATATTCTCTAGCACTTGATCAGAATCATGTACTCTTAGAAAAATTGGACTATGCTTTAAATACAACTAAGCGTCCACGCCGTTTATTTTCTCGTCAATGGGATAATAGTAACAAAAAATTTATATGGAAAACTGGTGATAATTTTGCTGGGGCGCATAATCAACTTCAGGATAATATTAGAGAAAATGAGTTATTTATTACTACATTATTAAAATTAAAAGTAGATAAAATTCAGTCTTTTTTAGATTGGTTAAAAACTGCTTCACATGGAATCAGTTTGAGGATTGAAGATTTCTTTTTAGCTGTAATTACGGAGAATCCAAATATTTCATTCTTCAATAAATTACTTGAAGAAACATTAAGTATTGTACAAAAATTCGATACGGGACTGTCCAGAATAGAATTTAAAAAAAAATCTGATGAACGGATTGGGTATAACATATATGCTGTACATAATACTAATGACGGTAATGAAATCCACTGGCTTTTCGATGAAGAGTCTCTTGGTACTCAGCACTTATTTCAATTGGCATTCCGCATAGTATTCTCTCTGGAAATAGGAGGATTGGCAATTGTTGATGAATTAGGCACAAATATTCATCCTAATATTGTAAGAAGTATTATCAGAATATTTCAAAATCCTAAAACCAATCCAGAAAACGCTCAACTTATTTTGACAAGTCATGATCATACCTTACAAAGAAATAACTTGTTACGCCGTGACCAAATTTGGTTCACACAAAAGCGCCCTGACCAAAGCACTGAGTTGTATCCCTTAACTGATTTCCATGTGCGAAATGATTTGGCAATTGACAAAGCTTATTTAGATGGTCGTTTTGGAGCCGTTCCGTTTCTCCCATCTGAAGAGGAAATGATTTTACAGGGTGATGAGCAGTGCCAAGAAAGTTAA